GTTGAGATGAGTGGGAAAAAGCCCTAGAGAGAGCGTTACCCAAAAAAGGAGGTCCCCGTTAGAGGACAAACAAGGAAGGAGGGGCGAACGGTCATTGAACGGGCAGTGTATAAAACAAAGGAAGGTGATAAACATTTGCTTGCTGGAATTCGTAGTATCTGTTGTTTTGTTTCTGTTTCTCTGCAACTGCGGAGACAGATACGTACGGGTAAAAAAGAAGGCTTGTTACAAAGCACTCCTCCCAGCTGGGATTATAGTCATACAGCATTTCTTACTACGCATATTCCTACTTCATTTTTAGTCACTTACACACATTGTATACAGCACCAATCAAAAGTGTGCTTGTTGTGCTGCCATCTCTAAGTGGATATAACGAAAAGCAGCACAGTAAGAGTTAGACTCTTTACTTTCTATCggcttttcttttcttattccTCTGATTGTTTCATAGTGAAAACGGAGGATCTGTGCAGCCCTTTCTACCAGGAATAAGTGTGTTTGCTGACTTCCATTACTACAATAATTTGTTATCAGGATACCATAAAATAGCGCGGGACAATCGATTAAAAAAACGCAATtaagagagagaaagaaaaacacAGCTACCCCATTCACAGATCCACGTCCTTATCAAACTCAGTTCTACTTTGCTTGTATTTGTCACTCCTCGTTTTCTTCATTACAGTTGACGCTGCGACTACTGCAACTGTATCTGTCTTGGACATACAAACGCGAAGGGCACTATCCTGTTTAGCTCTTTCGACTTTTCTGTATGGATTCGATAAGTAAGGTGTTTTAAGAAAAACTAGTGATATAATTTAGAGTCCCGGATAGAATAGGGCTATACACATATGCCCTCTCTCTCTCCTTCTCTTTGTCCCTCTACtgcaagaagaagaaaaggaaaactcaatttcaattactgtgtattgaaatttagagaaagaaaaaaatccCATTTAGCActcattgaagaaaaagaaaagctgACAAAGAAAGTATGCCGGCTCTGTCCATCCTACTTTAACCGGGTTTTCCCCTAGAGACTGTCTGTACAAATAGCGGTGAATTcgacaaaaaaaaaatgatatacGATGTACGAAAGATTCAAGACAATAGGGGAAAGGGCGAAAATATAGCCAGAAAGAAGACGCGAGAGCTCTTAAAAAACCGCGTATTAAGTAAACATGCCTAATGTGTTGTCACTTAGTTGTACCTCAGATAAACCTGCGTAGTTCATCTGTAATATGTTCTGTAAATCTGCTACAATTATATCATTGATGCCTGCATATGTATCTGTGCTGGATGTGTGCTAGATGAGTAACAGTGTTGAGTGCAATTGGGTATTCTCGAGGCGAGAGCTCACTCATGTTCTACAGAGGCCTATGGGCATTTTAACGTTTTCAGAGTTACGTCTTCTATTGTTCTTGGGCTCTTTCTGTGTTGTTTCAAGGCTCACAAGGCTGTTATAGAatcagaagaaaagaagcaCAGAGTGACTATTCTACTATTGATTGCTATCTGCTATTAAGAGTCAACTGTCGTTTTTTGCTCTATTTTTCTCTCACAGCACCCTGCACAAACGGCAACAGATATTGGAATATTGAAACGACAAAGttgatttcatttcaaTGTTCCAGACTCAATCATATAACAGGATTCACACAGAATTTTAACTGTACAAGCACAACGTTGAAACTCAGCAAAACTACGGCCATACATACAAACGGCACCAAAAACCCTGCTGGCAAAGGAAACATGGTAGTCAAGCGCGGTGTTTCTTCTATGTGACTTACggtgttttgtttttgagaATTCCTTGAGACGTTTAGGCACTTACACTGGAGTCTTGAACAGTCGCCTTGAAAGGGGTTAGTTTGGGGTTGTTTTGCTGCTATTTGTTCTTAAAGCTCATAGGAACCGTTGTGGAAGCCCATTATCTCGGAGATACCGAGTTCATCATAATACTTTATCTTGCTATTGTTTTTCGAGAATAGATAACCCATTTTAACAGCGCTGGTAATCCGTTTACTGTAATTGTTTTGTTGAAATGGAATGGATCGTGGCACTCGGCTTTCTGAACAAACCCAAAATATCTTTAACACTATAGCATAAACGGGTTTACCAAGAACCACATTGGTGTGTCTGTTTAGTGCTGGACAAAAGAGAAACATACAGTGAATTGGTACTATGAAGTACTCATGTATTGTTAATACAAAGACATCCTGTGTAGTTTTTTCCAGCTACGTAATTGTCCGTTAAGTAGAAATTTCTCACTGAGTGAAtggaattttttttaggCAAGCATTGGACCATGAAAAtggcaatttttttcttgttggTAAGTTTCtataaataaattcaatacACCATTTGGGCAATGGTAAGAAAGCGCCTTGTATTTCTTATGTGTGTGGGTTTATAATAATGGTTAAACTCACTTCTGTTCATCCATCTCTGCTGGGATGTTGGTATTgtctttgaaaaattgcCAAACCTTTTCCAAGGATTGGTGGAACAATGGCAAAGTTATTTTAGGTATATGAGTTTTTATTGAGAGTATTCTGAGATAAGGATGGGAAGACCTTACACAAGGAAACTTGTTCTTCTGTAAACAAAGTAGGGTGAGAAAAGGAAAGGTGACCAAATAATGACGCCTTTGGGCATCGATAAGGCGAAGCTCAGAGCAAATATACAAAGCTGCTGgatttgttgttttctGAAGCCACCCTTGTTTTTGGTGGCTGTCTTCTCAATTACATAAGGGTCATCCGGCTAAATATCTCTGATGTTATGAGAAGGCTAGTGACTATTGCAGATACAATCTAAATGAATAGGGCTCAACAAAACAAGATGTTGCTTGTTCGAGAGGGTTATATGTTAATTTGACTCTGTTGGAACAGCATGACTTGGTTGCAAATAGGCACAGTCACATACAACTTCGTTGGGTCAACAATTACTGGCCCCCCAAACACTATTGTATTGGTCTTTTGGAATAGCCAACAATAAAGGGATAAAGTGCACCGGGAATCAACTTGTAGCGTTCAATACCCGCAGAGTATATACTCCCCCATTGTTCAACGTATGGCAGCTCCTGCCTACACGCTTTTCAATGGAAGTAGGAATATGTAGCTAGATGTTACTTACATCATTGTTATGATGTCACAGTTACGTAGATCTCAATTCAACAACCTTCTTTTGATTTAAGATCTAACTGAGGCATTTTAAGTAATCTATGACAGTAGAAACTACTACTTGGCGGCGGGGGGAGGGAAGAAAGCCGTGGACAATACCAGTAAATTAGCAAACATCCTTCACCATTTTCTGTGATCGTAACTGTTAAGGTAACATTCCTGCTTTTGCAACCCTTTTTTATCCATCTGTTTCTACTCAATTTACAGTTTCCTCCCGCGATGTTTAACTGCATCTTCTAAGTGAACAGTCCTTCCCTTCCCTTACCTCTCCGTACCTCTCCGTACCTCTCTCTGTAACCTTGTTATCTGCCTGATATCCCACGTTTTTACACCTGTAACTTCATCTTCCCCCCGACCCGTAATCAAATCCTGCTACATTATCTgagctttttttttctctcaatCGCTAACTGTGTTTCCAAACACTCAGACACTTGTACGTACAAGCTGTCAAAACGAAAAGCAAAACCCCTATGAAGACTCATGAGTAGTTcagttgttgttttttgaaGGATTAGTAGATGCTGACAAATAAAGACCCCCCCACCCCCGGGttggaaagaaaaggaCCAAGAAACATGAGGGGGGCCGAGGGTGAAGGGAAATTTAAAGATCTCATTTTGGGTTCATCCAGGTCAGACGTAAACGTTAGATGATATACACCACGTGCATATGTGGAGGTGGTTATCACTTTGACTCCAACCAGATGACAGAGGGGAGACAACTCCAATTTCTCGTGGAAGACaagtttctttgaaatagaTAAGGATTGGGGAGTTGTGTGAGAAACTGCGTGGGGAAACCGGTGCGGAGGTTAGTTGGGGCTTCCAAGGTTTAGCCTAGATCTCGGTCTTTGGATATCGGTTTTGACCGACAGATGCGGTTCCCAATTTCTAGACAGGAAATGAGGCACTCACTGATTAACGTTGCACGTCCAGTTACACTTCTAGTTGCATATTAATGGCCCTAAGAGGGTCTATGGACGGAGGGGAAGTGTCTAAGCACTATCTCGCAAGTAGAGACTCTTCCCTCCCCATGATTGCTTGCAATTAAACTGTTCTATGTAACGTTTGTTGCCATGTTTCCACTCCATCTGCTTCTCCACTCTGATCCTCCTACACTACTCCCTACATCTTCATACAGAACGTTGTATGCAATATCTAAAGATGAGAGGTATTATAAAACTTTTATGTAATGTTTGTAATATAACGGAAAATTGGGACCCTCTTATACATCATACATCAGCCCGCTTCTTTGTTCAGGGTGTCACGTCAATGTGCTTCCGCGTGCTTTGGGTAAGATTAATTAAGTTGAATTAGTTCAAGGGTCTGGCCATGTTAAACTTATGAGAATATGAACGGAAATACATGAAGGTGAGGAAGAGGGGCGGGACTTTCTGTTAAAGTTTTTTGTTACTTTCATATACATATCGGGGTtacatttcattttgactTTTCTGAGATCTTTCACTGAGAAAagttacaaaaaaaatattgagaTAAGATAAGAATCTTGCTAATAAACTGTCGGTGTTATGTTTATTGTTGCTGTGTTTTAGGATAGGAGAGATCTTAGATTcaaaagtaataaaaatcataatataattacaaaaatGGTGTGTTTGATATAGTTCAATTTGATATAATTCAATATTGTCTGTGACTTTTATTGAGTATGAGAGGACGGCGAAATACTAGCTGTTTCATTTAGTCCGTGAATATTATGTACAAACACGTAGAATCGTAATCGCGAAAGTTACACTCTAGGTAGTGTACAAAATAATTTTCGTATACGCCTTGGATCTCTTGTctatttcttgtttgaaTATAGGAGATTCTGGAATACTCTTTGAAAGTTTGAATGTTTAGGGACTCAAAGTCTTCATATTGTCTCTGGATGATCTCATCATGTTCACACCAACCGATACGGATATACCGGTTGCAATTGGGACAAAGTACATGGGTTCTACGGAATCCGCTGCCCATTATGGAAGAGTAATAAGTTGAAGGTATAGGTAATAATCTCACCACAACATGAGGTAGAACATTTCTTGTGAATTGTATGGCTGAGCTTTTCACCTCTTGAACATAGAATGTCATGTAATCTTCCAGTTTTATGGTGGTAatgttatttttcttttgatttatGTGATACCAATCTGTTGTGTTATCTAGTCTTGTGATTATTCCGTGCGCCAGAAATAGGTGTTTGAAGTAAATAGTCGAGTCAACCCAGTTGACGCCAAGGCAAAACCTGCACATTATTTCTTTACGGCTGTCACGAGACCTCAAATACCGATAGTTTATCAAGTCAGTCCTTTTTATCGGGCCTGCAGAGCTGTAGTGGTTACAGCTTGTGTCGCTCTCTAAATGGCTCTCCAAGATACAGGCCGATGGCGGACACTTAAAGTTTTTCTTAACCTCATAACTTTGTGATTCGTAGCTTAACCTCATCATTCTAGTCAGTTTATGGTGTTGGAAGCTTCTAGGTAAATAGAGTTTATTCTTGCCACATATATGTTTGCAATTCGGGCGTAGATGGTCCAGTTCGAGGTACAAAGTTTCATATTTTGAACTCTTTTTTGTGTAGTTTGTTGGGGAGGGAAAAAAATGTGCATCGTCTTCAACTGTATCAAGTAGTTCTTCGGGATACGTTCGGAATTGGCGCAGGTTTAAATTGTTGCCATTATGATTGAACAAAGTCGAGCTATTTTCTATCCAGTTCTCCATTATAATAATCCTTCTTAGTTTTAGCCGTTTTGTAAGATTTATCTTTAGCAGTACAAGGTTGGCTCGATTAGTAAGGctacttattttttttcctaaAATTTAGCGGCTCTATGCTCAAGCTTTTGgtagttttttattttattattagtaGCTCCAGATTACTATTATTGTACTGTTTACTTACTTATATTGTTGTGTAGTATTATTGACTTTTTTTCGTTACATTATTGAAAGTTCACTAAACGTAGGCTATATATGTAAATTTCATGACATTCATTTGGTCTGACTTTTAAACACAAGGTTGGCCCTCTTTGAGGCCCCTGGTTACACTATCATTTCAAATGTCTTTGTGATTACTTGCCGCAAAAGCATGTGGTGACATAAAAGTTTATCCTGGAGCATAGATATATTATTGCTGGCACCGAAGTGTAGGTGTCACAGTAGCTtcaaaaacattaaatCAATGTAAACGCAAAAAAAGAGTATCACGACATTTACTGTAAAGATCACGAGGTATTATTGTATACGAACACCTTGTTCCGTGGAGTATACATGAATATCTAAATTTGTCAAGACACAACAGGACAGCTCTGAAGAAACTGCGTCATTGCAAGAGGGAAGTTCATTTGAGATTGATACGTAGAAGCCCATATTTCTGCTGTATTGTTCCAAGATAGATAGCAACTTGCCATCCCCTATGCAAAGGAGGTTCTATGATAGCGAAAATAAACTCTGTTTCAACAAAGAAATATCTCCCAGTAGTTGTAACATCCGCCATCGGGTATACAAAATTTGAACATGAACTTGGTAACCTCGAAAGTCCACTCTACCACCGAGCTTATGCACAGGTACCCACACAGAACTGTCCAGTAGCCAGTAGCAGCCTTAGAGCTAAATCGGTTTGActcaaagaaaacaaaattcGTGTCCCAAAACGTTCGTCATATTCGaccttcaatttcaactGTTCTTGTGACAATGTTCCCCTACAGGAAATCTCcatagcaaagaaaaattaagGGCTGGGACAATCAGTTGTCTAATCAGAGAGGTGGAAAAccttaatttcttttttcatttgtttgttttcagttttttctttgaagctGCATGTCTACGAGGGATCTGTTCTCGCAGGTTTCCTAAGGAGTGAAAAGATAAGTGGGGCGTGTTTTTTCAATTCGAGATAAATAAGTCTACGTAAAGTCCTCATAACTGCATTTCTCAAATTGTGAGATACGACAGCCAGACgctatttttatttctttcttaagtacaataatgaaaaaaaaagatcCAGGCTGGAGATACCACCATGGAACTTCATAGCCACCTTCCAACGCGATTTTGCTGTCCCCAAACCTCTGTAATTGTAATGTCTCATGGTCGGGAGTGTAAGTCACACAGGTATATTTTAATGGGCGAACAGTGTTAATCTATTGCATTTACCAGTTGAGGGCTTTAAGAAGGGGCGAGAAGGGTGGATTGTATAGCCAGCGACATGAGAACGTATCTCCGTCCttagtttttcttttcttacTGTAAAAATGGTAGAGTTTTAGGAGAAGTCCCTAGAGGGAAGAGGTGAAGAGAGGAGAGAGTGGCTGGACCAATTGCAAGGAGAAGGGTCAGGAGCGAACGTTGCCGGGGTGGccctttttatttttttgcgtGTTGATTTATATAGGAGACAAATACAAAAGCGTAGATATCTCGCATGGAGCAATAAGGCTCGGAACAGAGATTTGTAGGGGAAAAGCtaagaaaaataagaaaatcACCTTCCTTTGCCCCAATTAAAATGGGTGTAGAGAAGTATGCGTACAGTTAGTAAGGGGGGGGGAAGATCCCGGTAAAGCCTACGAGGGAGAATTTCCACTTTTCCACAAGATTATGTGGAGACACTCCCCGCCCCGATCTGtgggaagaaaaataaaagagcCGAGAGTGACGGAAAAGATAAAATGGAATAAGACCCATACAGGCAAGACAATAAACATGAAACCaggaaagaaaatgcaGCAGTAAtcagagaaagaaaatgacgaattttttctctcaaagaacagaagaaagaagaaaaaaggtAGCTTCTTTTTTTAGACGATACCCTAAATGCAACACAGAATGGAACGCAGGTACTTTCGTGTACATGGAATGCTTCTATTGTTGTCGCATGAGAATATAGAAGGCCCTGCCTCCTTGTCCCCCCTTCTCTCTTCCATCTTGAGAAAAAAGGAGGGCAGTACGGAGAAATACTGTTGCCCACtttcagaaagaaaagagaaggaTGCTTATTCCACTACAAACTGAAAATTAAACGGAAAGCAAGGAATTTGTCTTACTGGTTCCATACATCCCCGTTCTGAAATCGTTCTGAATGTGTCTCTTTCATGAAGTGGCTTtccaaatgcaaaaaagaaagaaaaatcacACAGGGAGGGAAAGGAACTGCGGGGGGGGAGCAGTGGGATAGAAAAcgaaaacaagaaattcttctttatcCCCTGCATGATTATCTGAGCAATCACGCATATTTTCAGcttagaagaagaaaaaaaggaataGCAACACGACCACAGCATACAGAATGTTCCGCAGGATGGTGGGAAGAAGTTCTTCCAAATGACGACCAGAAGCAGAGAATTATTACTTGAAGTAATTTGAAGGAcccaaaaaagaagaagaagaaaaaagagaaCTGACAACGATTTGTGCAGGATAATTGAACTCAAAATCATAAGATttgtcaaagaaaaaaccaACAAGAAGCTTAACATCACATAACACCTACCAGTAAATATCAACATAGAGATTGGGAAAGAGGATGAAAGATTTCGAAGGATATGTGTGGGAAAAGAGTGGGCAATGCTACTCAGTATCTCAAGAGGGGATTCCAACCAAATTAAAATGCCCATGTAAAACGAATACTGTAAGACTACTAAataagaaacaagaaaaataaataaaaaaaaacaacaacaacaaaaaactTACTTTTTGATTGTATTTAATATCATTCTGTTTAAGAAGGGAataggaaaagaaaagggaCGAGATAACTTAAAAtgattttccttttttctttcttgttcaCAACCTTCTAAGTTTTCTTGAAccaatttattttattttcctttcCTATTCCTTTGCAAATATTTGGTGCATAtttataacaaaaaaaaaaaaaaagatgagaaggacaggaagaaagaaaacagcccatttttaatttttttttccttggTATCATTTATATATCAAGGAAAGGAAAACATCAAGGATTGACCCATCTTTttcctatttttttttcctcaaaaaaaaaaataatattgtaaTAGTAGTACATATAGTACTTTAtgttaaaaatatattaatcttgaacatataaaaataaaaacctGAATTactaagaagaaaaacaacaacGACTAATCTGTATTGTCTATAAATTTTTAGAAAATTGATAGTAGGGAGGATTTTGTTTGGCATTGGTGGAACTGATATAATAAGCTAAAATCTTTATTCTACTAAGATAACACTGATTttctaaaaaaataaaaaagtgGCTACATATTGTGGAAACGACCCTATCGACTATTAAAGTACTAGGTACGGGTAAAAAGGGGAATACCTAATAGACATAAATAACATAATAAGGATTACTGGAAAGTGTCCTTTGAAAGAGTTTAACTAGAAACCATTTTTCGATAAGAAATACTAGCAAGGAAAGTACAAGGATGAGTGAAGAGTTCAGTTCTTGGTATGGAGATGTTACAAGGAAATGCGGATCGCTTGCTATTGATCTCGGCTTATCTACGTTAGCCTTCGATCAACTGGTGAAATTGCtagaacaagaaaaacaCATCAGCACTATCCTACTGTTAGTCAGGCTATATctaaagaacaaagatTATTATAATGTCGTCACATTCTTAGTGAATGGTAGAGATAAT
This is a stretch of genomic DNA from Nakaseomyces glabratus chromosome M, complete sequence. It encodes these proteins:
- the ECM8 gene encoding Ecm8p (CAGL0M01892g~Ortholog of S. cerevisiae : ECM8 and Saccharomyces cerevisiae S288C : YBR076W); the encoded protein is MENWIENSSTLFNHNGNNLNLRQFRTYPEELLDTVEDDAHFFPSPTNYTKKSSKYETLYLELDHLRPNCKHICGKNKLYLPRSFQHHKLTRMMRLSYESQSYEVKKNFKCPPSACILESHLESDTSCNHYSSAGPIKRTDLINYRYLRSRDSRKEIMCRFCLGVNWVDSTIYFKHLFLAHGIITRLDNTTDWYHINQKKNNITTIKLEDYMTFYVQEVKSSAIQFTRNVLPHVVVRLLPIPSTYYSSIMGSGFRRTHVLCPNCNRYIRIGWCEHDEIIQRQYEDFESLNIQTFKEYSRISYIQTRNRQEIQGVYENYFVHYLECNFRDYDSTCLYIIFTD